A stretch of Rhododendron vialii isolate Sample 1 chromosome 4a, ASM3025357v1 DNA encodes these proteins:
- the LOC131324436 gene encoding uncharacterized protein LOC131324436 has translation MKPVLLESEMIRNVEFERFRLWQDYGCSGLCSPPSLPHSVTLSHTTPSTPTSYRKHFTASVASLAPRCCSLLFTVGMQQLRMSIDLMQPKHGFLWYKPTIYAWECDRTRMTCIRMKSGCLNKFHATLG, from the exons ATGAAGCCGGTGCTTCTTGAGTCAGAGATGATCAGGAATGTTGAGTTCGAGAGATTTCGGCTTTGGCAAGATTATGGTTGTTCCGGCCTCTGTTCTCCTCCTTCACTCCCCCATAGCGTCACACTCTCGCACACCACACCGTCCACCCCAACTTCTTACCGAAAGCATTTCACGGCATCAGTG GCAAGCTTGGCTCCCCGATGCTGTTCTCTTTTATTCACTGTCGGCATGCAACAGCTTCGAATGAGTATTGATTTAATGCAGCCCAAGCATGGATTCTTATGGTATAAACCT ACAATATACGCTTGGGAGTGTGACAGAACAAGGATGACTTGCATAAGAATGAAGAGTGGCTGCCTCAATAAGTTCCACGCGACTCTCGGTTAA